Below is a genomic region from Methanobrevibacter sp..
CTCCTCTGTTAACTGCTGCAAGAGATTCTTTGTAGAATAATAAAATGGTTTTTAACATTTTGTACTGTTTGTCAGGTGCACAGTATGTATCTACTTCATCAAATGCATTTTGTTGTAAGAAATCTTCTCTTAACATACGTGTAGTTTCTAAAGTAGCTTGGTCAGTTTCTGGTAATGCATCAGGACCGACTAATTGTACAATTTCTTGTAACTCGGATTCTTTTTGTAATAATCCCATAGCTTGGTCACGAGTTGCTCTCCAGTCTGCAGCTACGTTTTCAGCCCACCATCCTTCAATACTGTCTACATATAATGAGTAACTTTGTAACCAGTCAATTGAAGGGAAGTGACGTTTATCTGCAAGAGATGCATCTAACGCCCAGAACACTTTACAAATACGTAAGGTGTTTTGTGTAACAGGTTCGGATAAGTCCCCACCAGGAGGTGATACAGCACCAACTACAGAAATAGATGCTACATTTGGTTCGCTACCAATAGTTTTTACTCTTCCAGCTCTTTCGTAGAATTGAGCTAATCTGGATGCTAAGTATGCAGGGTAACCTTCTTCCCCAGGCATTTCTTCTAATCTTCCAGAAATTTCCCTCATAGCTTCAGCCCATCTTGAGGTTGAATCAGCCATAAGTGCTACATCGTAACCTTGGTCACGATAGTATTCAGCAATAGTAATACCAGTATATACACATGCTTCCCTAGCTGCTACCGGCATGTTTGAAGTGTTAGCAATAAGAACAGTTCTGTCCATTAATGGGTTACCAGTTTTTGGGTCGTCAAGGAATGGGAATTCAGTAAGTACTTCAGTCATTTCATTACCACGTTCTCCACATCCGATATATACAACAATATCTGCGTCAGCCCATTTAGCTAATTGTTGTTGAGTAACAGTTTTACCTGATCCGAAAGGACCTGGGATAGCTGCTGCTCCTCCTTTAGCTACGGAGAAGAAAGTATCTTGTGCCCTTTGACCAGTTACTAATGGTATATCTGGATCTAATTTTTCAATATATGGACGGCTTCTTTTTACAGGCCATTTTTGGAGCATTTGAACTTTTTCACCAGCTACTTCAGCGATGTCTTCGAGTACAGTGTATTCACCTTCAGCTGCGATTTCAGTTACTTCACCTTCTAATGTTGGTGGAACCATGATTTTGTGTAAAACTGCAGTAGTTTCTTGAACTTCACCAAGTACGTCTCCACCTTTTACTTTGTCTCCAACTTTTGCTACTGGTTTAAATGCCCATTTTTTCTCTTTGTTTACAGAATCTACATCGATTCCTCTAGCAATGAAGTCACCAGATTCTTCTCTGATGATTCTTAAAGGTCTTTGAATTCCATCGAAAATAGAACTCATTACACCAGGACCGAGTTCTACTGATAATGGACCACCAGTACATTCAACTACTTCACCCGGTTGGATACCGGCTGTTTCTTCGTATACTTGGATAGTTGCGGTGTCACCTTCAAGCTCGATGATTTCCCCGATAAGCTTTTCGTCACCTACCCTAACCATCTCAAGCATCTGAGCCCCTCTCATACCATCTGCGATAATAACAGGCCCAGCAATCTTAATAATATTTCCTTCAATAATCATTTAACCATCTCTACCCCGATAACTCTTTTAATAAGGTCATTTATTTGATCAGATGATCCTTCAGAGGAGCCATCTTTATCAGGTATTTCAATTATCATTGGTAAAACACTAGAACCAATTTTTCTATTAATA
It encodes:
- a CDS encoding ATP synthase subunit A, with the translated sequence MIIEGNIIKIAGPVIIADGMRGAQMLEMVRVGDEKLIGEIIELEGDTATIQVYEETAGIQPGEVVECTGGPLSVELGPGVMSSIFDGIQRPLRIIREESGDFIARGIDVDSVNKEKKWAFKPVAKVGDKVKGGDVLGEVQETTAVLHKIMVPPTLEGEVTEIAAEGEYTVLEDIAEVAGEKVQMLQKWPVKRSRPYIEKLDPDIPLVTGQRAQDTFFSVAKGGAAAIPGPFGSGKTVTQQQLAKWADADIVVYIGCGERGNEMTEVLTEFPFLDDPKTGNPLMDRTVLIANTSNMPVAAREACVYTGITIAEYYRDQGYDVALMADSTSRWAEAMREISGRLEEMPGEEGYPAYLASRLAQFYERAGRVKTIGSEPNVASISVVGAVSPPGGDLSEPVTQNTLRICKVFWALDASLADKRHFPSIDWLQSYSLYVDSIEGWWAENVAADWRATRDQAMGLLQKESELQEIVQLVGPDALPETDQATLETTRMLREDFLQQNAFDEVDTYCAPDKQYKMLKTILLFYKESLAAVNRGAPIANIVALPVKEEIGKMKYIPQDEFDAKIADIQAAITKQCSEA